Proteins from a single region of Undibacterium sp. KW1:
- the coq7 gene encoding 2-polyprenyl-3-methyl-6-methoxy-1,4-benzoquinone monooxygenase: MNRPITSPRVSLDQIISKFDRALRVVSGQAMSRRTYPGHDLPDGNLSEQEKSHSAGLMRVNHVGEICAQALYDSQGANAHTEDIRQQFEHSGIEEEDHLAWTAKRLHELNSHTSFLNPLWYAGAYACGTLAARFGDAVSLGFVVETEKQVEAHLASHLKKLPAEDQRSRAVVEQMRVDEIAHGAAAQALGASTLPAPVQAGMKLMAKVMTTTAYYI, translated from the coding sequence ATGAATCGACCAATAACATCTCCCAGGGTTAGCCTGGATCAAATAATCAGCAAATTTGACCGCGCCTTGCGTGTGGTCAGCGGCCAGGCCATGTCCAGGCGCACTTACCCTGGTCATGATTTGCCCGATGGTAATTTGTCAGAACAGGAGAAATCCCATAGCGCAGGTTTGATGCGTGTTAATCATGTCGGTGAAATTTGCGCCCAGGCCCTGTACGACTCTCAGGGCGCGAATGCGCATACAGAAGATATACGCCAGCAGTTCGAGCATTCCGGCATAGAAGAAGAAGATCACCTGGCCTGGACGGCAAAAAGGCTGCATGAACTGAATTCACATACCAGCTTTCTGAATCCACTTTGGTATGCCGGGGCCTATGCCTGCGGAACCCTCGCTGCCAGATTTGGCGATGCCGTCAGCCTGGGCTTTGTCGTCGAAACAGAAAAGCAGGTAGAAGCGCACCTGGCCAGCCACCTCAAGAAATTACCGGCAGAAGACCAGCGCTCACGCGCCGTGGTAGAACAAATGCGCGTCGATGAAATTGCCCACGGCGCAGCGGCGCAAGCTTTGGGTGCCAGCACCCTGCCCGCTCCAGTGCAGGCAGGCATGAAACTCATGGCCAAGGTCATGACGACGACGGCTTACTATATTTAA
- the ruvB gene encoding Holliday junction branch migration DNA helicase RuvB, with protein sequence MTIQTDNLSSNFSEPRIISATPSSPNEEAIERALRPKQLDEYVGQEKIRGQLEIFITAARQRSEALDHTLLFGPPGLGKTTLAHIIAREMGVNLRQTSGPVLERAGDLAALLTNLEANDVLFIDEIHRLSPVVEEILYPALEDYQIDIMIGEGPAARSVKLDLQPFTLVGATTRAGMLTNPLRDRFGIVARLEFYTPEELTKIVTRSASLLGAPIQADGAREIAKRARGTPRIANRLLRRVRDYAEVKGNGEITKGIADAALKMLDVDAVGFDLMDRKLLEAILFKFGGGPVGLDNVAAAIGEERDTIEDVLEPYLIQQGFLQRTPRGRIATPSAYEHFGVTMPRSGNNGDLWGGG encoded by the coding sequence ATGACGATACAGACTGACAATCTTTCTTCCAACTTCAGCGAGCCACGCATTATCTCGGCCACGCCCAGCTCGCCCAATGAAGAAGCGATAGAACGCGCCCTGCGCCCCAAGCAACTTGATGAATATGTGGGCCAGGAAAAAATACGTGGCCAGCTGGAGATTTTCATTACAGCAGCCAGGCAGCGTAGTGAAGCGCTTGATCACACCTTGCTGTTTGGCCCGCCGGGCCTGGGTAAAACCACGCTGGCTCATATCATTGCCCGCGAGATGGGTGTCAACCTGCGCCAGACTTCTGGCCCTGTGCTGGAGCGAGCTGGTGATCTGGCTGCCTTGCTGACAAATCTGGAAGCCAATGATGTGCTCTTCATCGATGAGATACATCGCCTGTCGCCTGTCGTAGAAGAGATTTTATACCCGGCACTGGAAGACTACCAGATCGACATCATGATAGGCGAAGGCCCGGCAGCCCGCTCGGTGAAGCTGGATTTGCAGCCTTTTACCCTGGTTGGCGCCACCACCCGCGCCGGTATGCTGACCAATCCGCTGCGTGACCGCTTTGGTATCGTCGCCCGGCTGGAATTTTATACACCGGAAGAATTGACCAAGATCGTGACCCGCTCCGCATCGTTGCTGGGCGCACCGATACAGGCGGATGGTGCGCGTGAAATTGCCAAGCGGGCACGTGGCACACCGCGGATTGCCAATCGTCTGTTGCGACGTGTCCGTGACTATGCCGAGGTCAAGGGTAATGGTGAAATCACCAAGGGTATTGCTGATGCGGCCCTGAAAATGCTGGATGTCGATGCCGTTGGCTTTGACCTCATGGACAGAAAACTGCTGGAAGCCATCCTCTTTAAATTTGGTGGTGGCCCGGTAGGACTGGACAATGTTGCCGCCGCCATAGGCGAAGAACGCGACACCATTGAAGATGTACTCGAACCCTATCTGATACAACAAGGTTTTTTGCAACGCACGCCCAGAGGCCGGATAGCAACCCCGTCCGCCTATGAACATTTTGGCGTAACCATGCCCAGATCGGGCAACAACGGTGACTTATGGGGCGGTGGCTAA
- a CDS encoding 2-keto-4-pentenoate hydratase, whose amino-acid sequence MSLLAEQHAYTFLEARARTQHLSPLSSQFDLSIHDAYEIAKASDTIRASEGEVHIGRKLGFTNRKLWTKYGEKAAIREPIWSSLFDSTVRYVEDSHAYQSLTGALQPRIEPEVVFKLGRTPAADACIEELADCLEWMAHGIEIVVSPYPDWKFEAADAIAALGLHGTLLIGEPRILSSASRQHLAELLANASVSLSCDGTLLSAGYGSNVLDSPLHAIWHLHGLLQKQPQFPALHAGEIITTGTWTDAYPVQAGQTWGTAFSGIPLPGLSVSFA is encoded by the coding sequence ATGTCCTTACTAGCCGAACAGCATGCCTATACCTTCCTTGAGGCAAGAGCACGCACCCAGCACTTGAGCCCCCTGAGCTCGCAATTTGATTTAAGCATTCACGATGCGTATGAAATCGCCAAAGCATCCGACACCATACGTGCCTCCGAAGGCGAAGTGCACATAGGTCGCAAACTGGGCTTCACCAATCGCAAACTGTGGACCAAGTATGGCGAAAAAGCCGCCATACGCGAACCTATCTGGAGCAGCCTGTTTGACAGCACGGTGCGCTATGTAGAAGACAGCCATGCTTATCAAAGCCTGACAGGTGCCTTGCAGCCACGTATAGAGCCGGAAGTGGTATTCAAGCTCGGCAGGACACCTGCTGCAGATGCCTGCATAGAAGAGCTGGCAGATTGCCTGGAATGGATGGCACATGGCATAGAGATCGTCGTCAGCCCCTACCCCGACTGGAAGTTTGAGGCTGCCGATGCGATAGCTGCACTTGGCCTGCACGGCACCCTGCTGATCGGTGAACCGCGCATCTTGTCGAGTGCCAGTCGCCAGCATCTGGCTGAGCTGCTGGCCAATGCCAGCGTCTCACTGTCTTGCGACGGTACTTTGCTAAGCGCGGGTTATGGCAGCAATGTATTGGACAGCCCCTTGCATGCGATCTGGCACCTGCATGGCCTGCTGCAGAAGCAACCGCAATTCCCAGCTTTGCACGCGGGTGAAATCATCACCACCGGCACCTGGACTGATGCTTACCCGGTACAGGCCGGGCAAACCTGGGGGACTGCTTTCTCTGGTATCCCATTACCGGGCCTGAGTGTCAGTTTTGCTTAA
- the ruvA gene encoding Holliday junction branch migration protein RuvA — protein sequence MIGRIAGTLIEKNPPQLLVDCQGVGYEVDVPMSTFYNLPHLGEKVVLLTHLAIREDAHVLFGFGTAEERTTFKQLIKISGVGARTALSILSGMSVADLAQAITLQEAGRLTRVPGIGKKTAERLLLELKGKLGADLGTATAALAAGDHSADILNALLALGYSDKEALLAMKSVPAGSGVSDGIKLALKALSKG from the coding sequence ATGATAGGTCGCATTGCAGGCACTCTGATAGAAAAGAATCCTCCGCAATTGCTGGTCGATTGCCAGGGCGTAGGCTATGAAGTCGACGTGCCCATGAGCACTTTCTATAACCTGCCGCATCTGGGTGAAAAAGTGGTCTTGCTGACGCATCTGGCTATACGCGAAGATGCCCATGTACTGTTTGGTTTTGGCACGGCTGAAGAACGCACGACGTTCAAGCAATTGATCAAGATCAGCGGTGTTGGCGCCCGCACTGCGCTCTCCATATTGTCCGGCATGTCGGTAGCCGATCTGGCGCAGGCGATTACGCTGCAGGAAGCCGGACGTCTGACCCGCGTGCCCGGCATAGGCAAGAAAACTGCTGAAAGATTATTGCTCGAGCTGAAGGGCAAACTCGGTGCAGATCTGGGCACTGCGACTGCGGCACTGGCTGCAGGTGATCATAGCGCCGACATCCTGAACGCCTTGCTGGCTCTGGGTTATTCTGACAAGGAAGCCTTGCTGGCGATGAAATCCGTGCCTGCTGGCAGTGGCGTATCCGATGGCATCAAACTGGCATTGAAAGCCTTGTCCAAGGGTTAA
- a CDS encoding porin, with the protein MKKSLIALSVLAAVAGTAQAQSSVTIYGVVDMALQHQNTGDPAGSTLGLDSGIQSGSRLGFKGSEDLGGGLKANFQLEMGINADTGSSAQGGRAFGRQAFVGLSGDFGGINFGRQYTPAFVAIDSFDPFSTGITSGTAGSGTSGLGAAAYFDHGGVRINNSAVYNTTNLGGFVGTLAYGFGEVAGNTTAGRYIGFSGAYTAGPLFAELAYSNAQNAAGTNATKSYLLAGTYNFDVVTAHAAFSSIKDDGVGAAALDRRVWLLGATVPVGSGNIIASYIRSTNQNSLLKAANGTQLALGYTYSLSKRTNLYTSISRASNDANINLGSADSSATFHPVPNGADVRLVNVGIRHKF; encoded by the coding sequence ATGAAAAAATCACTCATCGCTCTGTCAGTTTTGGCTGCTGTTGCTGGTACAGCGCAAGCTCAATCTTCCGTCACTATCTACGGTGTAGTTGATATGGCTTTGCAACATCAAAACACTGGCGATCCTGCTGGCTCCACACTGGGTCTGGATAGTGGTATTCAATCCGGTTCCCGTCTGGGCTTCAAAGGTTCTGAAGACCTGGGTGGCGGTCTGAAAGCAAATTTCCAATTGGAAATGGGTATCAATGCTGATACAGGTAGCTCCGCTCAAGGTGGCCGTGCATTCGGTCGTCAAGCTTTCGTAGGTTTGTCTGGTGACTTCGGTGGGATTAACTTCGGCCGTCAATACACACCAGCATTCGTTGCTATCGACAGCTTCGATCCATTCAGCACTGGTATCACTAGCGGTACAGCAGGTAGCGGCACATCCGGTCTGGGCGCTGCAGCTTACTTCGACCACGGTGGCGTTCGTATCAACAACTCCGCTGTCTATAACACAACTAACCTGGGCGGTTTCGTAGGTACTCTGGCTTATGGTTTCGGTGAAGTTGCTGGTAATACAACAGCTGGCCGTTACATCGGTTTCTCCGGCGCTTACACTGCTGGTCCTCTGTTTGCTGAACTGGCATACAGCAATGCGCAAAATGCTGCTGGTACTAATGCAACCAAGAGCTACTTGCTGGCTGGTACATACAACTTTGACGTAGTTACAGCACACGCTGCTTTCTCCTCTATCAAAGATGATGGCGTAGGCGCAGCAGCTCTGGATCGTCGCGTATGGTTGCTGGGTGCGACAGTGCCAGTTGGTTCTGGTAATATCATCGCCAGCTACATCCGTTCCACTAACCAAAACAGCTTGTTGAAAGCTGCTAACGGTACACAATTGGCTCTGGGTTACACATACTCTCTGTCCAAGCGTACTAACCTGTATACTTCGATCTCCCGCGCAAGCAACGATGCAAACATCAACCTGGGTAGCGCTGATTCTTCAGCAACTTTCCACCCAGTACCTAACGGCGCTGATGTACGTTTGGTTAACGTTGGTATCCGTCACAAGTTCTAA
- a CDS encoding porin produces the protein MKKSILAFAVLSAFAATASAQSSIVIYGIIDAAVVATTNQTPTGGSKFSMDAGQLLTSRWGIKGSEDLGGGLKANFNLEGTLANDTGTAGAGYGGNVFNQVGSNTSLFDRLSWVGLSGSFGSVTLGRNNILGVDSVGLADPISLAHAGSNPNVMVSALNSGALYGGFGTNQGGSGLRQNNSIKYVSPIMSGFGGALMYGFGEKAGDNAASNYAGVSGFFTDGTNGAALSYAKLKDNTGGASLSGFAGGAKFKVAPTVMLRGTYAHTKVEGKIKIDALPNADGRKLAVIGLGADFTLSDQTTLTTAYYNTKRSGDIDGKADQYILLGKYAFSKRTTAYASLTYAKAGSVNAQDVSLALGIIGAGNSSATRTAVGVLHAF, from the coding sequence ATGAAAAAATCGATACTGGCATTCGCAGTCTTGAGCGCATTTGCAGCAACCGCTTCAGCACAATCTTCTATCGTTATCTACGGTATTATCGACGCAGCCGTAGTTGCCACTACCAATCAGACACCAACTGGTGGCTCCAAATTCTCCATGGATGCTGGTCAATTACTGACCTCCCGTTGGGGTATCAAGGGTTCTGAGGACCTGGGTGGTGGTTTGAAAGCCAACTTCAATCTCGAAGGCACACTGGCCAATGACACTGGCACGGCCGGTGCAGGTTATGGTGGTAATGTATTCAATCAGGTTGGTAGCAATACTTCCTTGTTTGACCGTCTGTCTTGGGTAGGGCTGTCTGGCAGTTTTGGTAGCGTCACTCTGGGCCGCAATAATATTCTGGGTGTTGACTCTGTCGGTCTGGCCGACCCTATCAGTCTGGCACACGCAGGTTCCAATCCTAACGTCATGGTTAGTGCCCTGAATTCCGGTGCGCTGTATGGCGGTTTCGGTACTAATCAGGGTGGTTCGGGCTTGCGTCAAAATAACTCGATCAAATACGTTTCTCCAATTATGTCAGGCTTCGGTGGTGCGCTGATGTATGGCTTTGGTGAAAAAGCGGGCGACAACGCTGCAAGTAACTATGCCGGTGTGTCAGGCTTCTTTACTGACGGTACCAATGGTGCAGCCCTGTCTTATGCCAAGCTGAAAGACAATACTGGTGGAGCTAGTTTGTCTGGCTTTGCAGGTGGTGCGAAGTTCAAAGTTGCTCCAACTGTCATGCTGCGCGGTACTTATGCACATACCAAAGTTGAGGGCAAAATCAAGATTGATGCACTGCCAAATGCTGATGGCCGCAAATTGGCTGTGATAGGCCTGGGTGCAGACTTCACATTGTCTGATCAAACGACTTTGACTACTGCTTATTACAACACCAAACGCTCTGGCGATATCGATGGTAAAGCTGATCAGTACATTTTGCTGGGTAAATATGCATTCAGCAAACGTACAACTGCCTATGCTTCCCTGACATATGCAAAAGCTGGTTCTGTTAATGCACAAGATGTTTCCCTGGCATTGGGCATCATTGGTGCAGGCAATAGTTCTGCAACACGTACAGCAGTAGGCGTATTGCACGCATTCTGA